GGAAGAAGCTTATGTAGCACTGAAGGGTAACCATTGGTTGCCCAGAGGGATTTCGAGAAACTATTTCACAAAGCATCAGCAACAGGCAATTTATGGTGTGGGGACATTAGCCTAGGTGAATGTTTGGTCAGCTGACCATCAGTAATACATTGTAGAAATGGTGGGATCTTCAGTCATTGGAAGGACAATTGATTTGATTGAGAATGAACTTCACAAAGTAGAAACTGAAAAATGTTGCTAGTGTCTAAAATGGAAAGCTTAATTTGGTGTTTTCTATTCAAAATGGGGAATGAGGTTCATTAATCAATCTTGAGAAAAGCCTTGACAACATTAAGGCAGAGATTTGATTAAAGAGAATTCAGATCTGACAGTAGATAGAATAGCAAGTTGAAGTaacaaatcaaccatgattgaagAAAGTGGCACAGCAGGCACAACTTGTGGCTCATGTACACCTTTTACAGTGACACTACAGCAAGAATGTAGTCTTCACTCCATACTCTGTCCAAGTCCAGCCTTTCCATTGAGTCCTTACCCATCCACCAGGAGACTCCACTGCACCTCATGGTCAGGGGCTGGCACAGGAGTTGCCCAGCAGTCACGCAATCTCAGGACTATCATTGGGTCAGTGCGATCCTTCAcacgaacctcaacaaacaccgaCTCCTGAAGGATTCTCTGAATGGGGTAGTCACTGTCCTTGTACCACCAGCTGTAGCTGCCATCTAacagacaaaaataaaagaagaGAACAAACCAAAACGGTCACTCCCCTGAAGGGATATAATTCCCAGTGCTCCTATTACCAGGGCAGCACTACCTGTTGCTATTCGCAGCTCCAGCCTCAGGATCCCATCTTCAGAAGCAgctagtggtggagggagggtgtAAACTGAGACATTGATTTGTAAGCCTGCCTCATGCTCCCCCTTGTACTTGCACTGGATGTGCAGGCTGTCGAGAGACAGAAATAGGTGGTGGAGTTGCAGTCAGTAACACTTCCCTCTCTGTACCAACAAATCCC
This sequence is a window from Chiloscyllium plagiosum isolate BGI_BamShark_2017 unplaced genomic scaffold, ASM401019v2 scaf_63034, whole genome shotgun sequence. Protein-coding genes within it:
- the LOC122545365 gene encoding zona pellucida sperm-binding protein 4-like encodes the protein MIQTGPLGSITRDSTFSLHIQCKYKGEHEAGLQINVSVYTLPPPLAASEDGILRLELRIATDGSYSWWYKDSDYPIQRILQESVFVEVRVKDRTDPMIVLRLRDCWATPVPAPDHEVQWSLLVDGCPYEGDDYLTLLHPVGVSSGLQFPTHHKRFEVKTFVFLDGVSEQPLSGQ